The Amycolatopsis jiangsuensis nucleotide sequence CCATCGCCTGGTGGTGCTTCGTCCAGGCGCACAACACCCGGGCCGCGGCGGCCGCGCTGATCTGCCTCGTGCTGGCCCAGGTCATCTCGTATGTGAAGGCGCGGGCGGAGGCGTCCGGGCTGGAAGCCGACGGCGGGCTCGTGGAACGGGCCGAGCGGCTGATCATCGCGCTCGTCGGCACCGGGCTGCACGGCCTCGGCGTGCCCTACACCGTCGAGATCACGCTGTGGCTGCTCGCCGTGCTGTCGGTGGTCACGCTGCTGCAGCGGATGGCAGCGGTGGCCGGTGCGGCCCGCACGGCGGCGAAGCGGGCCGATCTCCCGGCGGGCGGGCAGCAGCCGTGAGCGCGCTGTCGCGGAAACTCGGCGAGCTGGGATACGCGGCCGGCTGGCAGCTGGTCCGGCGGGTGCCGCGGCGGTTCGGTTCGGCGGCCTTCGCGCTCGGCGCGGACATGGCCACCCGCCGCGGCGGGGGTGGGGTGCGGCAGCTGCGCGCCAATCTGACCCGGGTGGTGCCCCAGGCCGGGGAGGCGGAGCTCGACGAGCTGGTCCGCCGGGCGATGCGGTCGTACGCGCGCTACTGGTACGAGACGTTCCGGCTGCCCTCGATGGACCCCGCCGAAGTGGTCCGCCGGGTCGTGCTCACCGGATTCGAGAACATCGAGGCCGCGCTCGCCGAGGGCAACGGCGCGGTGATCGTGCTGCCGCACAGCGGCAACTGGGACATCGCCGGGGTCTGGCTCTGCGACCGGCTCGGCGGGTTCACCACGGTGGTGGAGCGGCTCGAGCCGGAGTCGTTGTTCCGCCGGTTCGTCGCCTTCCGGGAATCGCTCGGGTTCGAGATCGTGCCGCACACCGGGGACAGTTCGGCGATGCGGCTGCTGCTGAAACGGCTGCGGGAGAACAAGGTGGTGTGCCTGGTGGGGGACAGGGACCTGACCACGTCGGGGGTGCCGGTGCGGTTCTTCGGCGAGCGCACCCGGATGCCGGCCGGTCCCGCGCGGCTGGCCGCGACCACCGGCGCCGCGCTGCTGCCGGTCGGCAGCTGGTACTCCGAGGACGGCTGGCAGATCCGCGTGCACCCGCGGATCCGGGTCACCGCGCGGGCCGAGGTGCCCGCCGCCACCCAGGCGCTCGCGGACGCGTTCGCCGGCGACGTCGCCGCCCACCCGGCCGACTGGCACATGCTGCAGCCGTTCTGGCCCGCCGATCTCGACGGGCGCGCTGGTCTCGAAGAAGCGAGCTGAGCCGTGGCCGGGGGGTGGAAGATCGGCATCGTGTGCCCGTACTCCTTCGACGTGCCCGGCGGGGTGCAGGGGCACGTGCTCGACCTGGCGCGGGCGCTGCAGGAGCGCGGGCACCGGGTGTCCGTGCTCGCCCCCGCCGACGAGGACGCGCGGCTGCCGGACTTCGTGCACCCCGCGGGCAAGGCACTCGGCATCCGGTACAACGGCTCGGTCGCCCGGCTGCAGTTCGGCCCGGTGTCGTATGCCCGGGTGCGCCGCTGGATCCGGGACAACGGCTTCGACGTGCTGCATCTGCACGAACCGGCCGCGCCCAGCCTGTCGCTGCTCGCACTGAAGGTGGCCGACGGCCCGATCGTGGCCACTTTCCACACCGCGACCACCCGCTCGCGCACGCTTTCGGCGTTCCAGCCGGTGCTGCGGCCGTTGCTGGAGAAGATCACCGCGCGCATCGCGGTGTCCGCGCTGGCCCGGCGGGTGCAGGTGGAGCACGCCGGTGGCGACGCGGTGGAAATCCCCAACGGCGTCGACGTCGACTTCTTCTCCCGGGCCACGCCGCTGGACGGCTATCCACGAGCGGGCGGCACGGTCGGCTTCGTCGGCCGGTTCACCGAACCGCGCAAGGGAATGGGCGTGCTGCTCGAGGCGGCGCGGCAGTTGCTGCCGGAGTTCGAGGACCTGCGGTTGCTCGTGGTCGGGCGGGGGGATCCCGACCAGCTGCGCCGGATGGCCGGGCCGCGGCTGTGGCCGCACATCGAGCTGCTCGGCCAGGTGGACGACGCCACGAAGGCCCGTGCGCTGCGCAGCGTGGACGTGTACTGCGCGCCCAACACCGGGGGCGAGAGCTTCGGCATGATCCTCACCGAGGCCATGGCCGCGGGGACGCCGGTGCTGGCCAGCGGGCTCGACTCGTTCCGCCGGGTGCTCGACGACGGCAAGGCCGGCATGCTCACCGCGACCGGTGATCCGGGCGCGCTCGCCGACGGGTTGCGGGAGCTGCTGGGCGATCCGGCCCGCCGGGCGTCGCTGGCCGCGGCGGCCGGCGAGCGGGTGACCGGCTACGACTGGCCGATGGTGGTCACCCAGGTGCTGCGGGTGTACGAGACGGCGATCGCCGCCGATCCGCGGCTGGTCGTGGCGGGTGAACGGGAGTACGCCCGGTGAGCTGGCTGATGTGGCTGCTCGCCGCGATCGCGGTCGTGGTGGTGCTCGGCGGCCTGTTCCTCGTCGCGACGGCGAACCGGCTGGACCGGCTGCACGTGCGCACGGACGCGGGCTGGGCGGCGCTGGACGCCGCGCTCGCCCGGCGCGCGGTGGTCGCCCGCGCGGTCGCGGCGGTTCTCGAAGGCGACGGGCTCCGTGTCACCGCCGAACGCGCCGAGGCGGCCGCCCGCGTGGACCGGGAAGCCGAGGAGAACGAACTGACGCTGCTGCTGTCGCGGGTCGACCGTGCCCGCCTGCCGCCGGCGCTGGCCGGTGAGCTGACCGACGCCGAACACCGCGTGGTGATCGCCCGCCGGGTGCACAACGACGCCGTGCGGGACACCCGCGCCCTGCGTCGCCGCCGTAAGGTGCGGTACTTCAAGCTGGCCGGGACCGCGCCGCTGCCGGAGTACTTCGAGTTCGCGGAACCGGAGTTGTGAGGCAGAATCGCCGGGTGCCCACTGAACCGGATGCGTGCGCCGTCGCCCACGGCGAAGCCGAGAGTGTGCCCGCCGAACGGACGCTGGTGGCCGTGTTCGCCTCGCCGGTCGCCCGTTACCTGCTGCGGTACGCCGCGGACCTGGGCTACCACCCGGTGCTGTTCGAACCCGACGCGGCTCGGGCCACAGACGCGCCCGAAGGCGTCGAAGTCCGCACCACGCCGCCGGATCCCGGTCCGGACGCCGACGTCGTGGTCACCGACCACCACCGTACCGAGCTCGGCGCCGTGCTCCAGTCGGCGCTGACGGCCGAAGCCCGGTGGATCGGCGTGCTGGGCAACCCGCGCCATCCCGGCCCGCACGTCGAGGCGCTGCGAGCGCTGGACGTGCCCGAGCCCGACATCGCCCGCGTGCACCGTCCGGTCGGGCTGAACATCGGCTCACGCACACCGCCGGAAATCGCCGTCGCGACGCTGGCGGGCCTGCTGGCCGACCGCAACGGCCGCCCGGGCGGCTTCGCGTTCTGAACCCTCATGAGTGGTCCAGTCCGGTTTCTGACCGGCGTAGCCACTCACGAGGGGACTGCGGCTCCTTCCGGCATCGGTTCGAAGCGGGCGTGCCGGCGGGTGAACGTCGCGGTGCCGGAGGTCAGCGAGCGCAGGTCGACCGCGTAGCGAAGCAGTTCCGCAGCCGGGACCTCGGCGTGGACCAGCGTGTGGCCGCCTTCGCCGGACTCGGTGCCCAGGACCCGGCCCCGGCGGGACGACAGGTCGCCGAGCACGGTGCCCAGGTGTTCGTCGGGCAGGGTCACTTCGACCTCGTCCAGCGGTTCCAGCAGGGTGACCCGGCCGGCCGCGGCCGCCTCGCGCAGCGCGAGCGCCCCGGCGGTCTGGAACGCCGCGTCGGACGAGTCGACGCTGTGCGCCTTGCCGTCGACCAGGCTCACCCGCACGTCGACCACCGGGTGGCCGTCCTGGAGTCCGCGGGCCAGCTGCGCGCGGACGCCCTTCTCCACACTCGGGATGAACTGGTGCGGCACCGCGCCGCCCACCACCTTGTCCACGAACTCGAACCCGCCACCGCGCGGCAGCGGCTGCACCTCGACGTCGCACACGGCGAACTGCCCGTGCCCGCCGGACTGCTTGACGTGCCTGCCGTGCCCGCGCGCCGGTTTCGCGAACGTGGCACGCAGGCTGATCCGCACCGGTTCGGTGTCCACCTCCGCACCGCCCGCGCGCAGCCGCGAAAGCACCACGTCGGCATGCGCCTCGCCCATGCACCACAGCACGAGCTGGCCGGTCTCGGCATTGCGCTCCAGACGCAGCGTCGGATCGCCCGCGACGAGCCGGGAAAGGTTGCGGGACAACGTGTCCTCGTCGCTGCGGGTCTTGGCCACCACGGCGACCGGCAGCAGCGGTTCGGGCATCCGCCACGGCTTCATCACGAGTGGATCGTCCGGGGACGACACGGTGTCGCCGGTCTCCGCGGTGCCGACTTTCGTGAGCGCGCACAGATCGCCGGCCACGCAGTAGGGCACCTCTCGCAGGTTCGAGCCGAGCGGTGAGTACAGGTGGGCCACGCGTTCGTCGGCGTCGTGGTCCGCGTGCCCGCGTTCGGCGAGCCCGTGCCCGGACACGTGCACCGGATGCTCCGGCCGCAGCGTCCCGGAGAACACCCGCACCAGCGAGACGCGGCCGACGTAGGAGTCGACCGCGGTGCGCACCACCTCCGCGGCGAGCGGACCGTCCGGATCGGCGGCCAGTGCCTCGTGCGGGGCGCCGTCCGGGCTGGTCACGCCGGGCAGCCGGTGTTCCAACGGCGACGGGAAGGCGCGCACGATCCCGTCCAGGACCTCCGCCAGCCCGACGCCGCTCGTCGCGCACACCGGAATGACCGGGTGGAACGCACCGCGCGCGACCGCGGTCTCCAGATCGGAGATCAGCACCTCCTCGGAGATCTCCTCGCCGGTGAGGTAGCGGTCCATCAGCGTCTCGTCCTCGCTCTCGGCGATGATGCCCTCGATCAGCGCGTCCCGGGCCTCGGCCAGCCCGTCCAACGCCCCCGGATCGGGTTCCCCCACGTGGGGCGGGTACCCGCCGGAGTAGTCGTAGCGGCGCCGGGTCACCAGGCCGGTCAGCCCGTCGCCGGCGGGCAGGTAGAGCGGCAGCACACCGGCGCCGAACGCGGCCTGGCAGGCGGAGATCTCCGCGAGCGGATCGGCGCGGTGGTGGTCGAGACGGGAGACGACGACCGCACGCGGCATCCCGACGGCCGCGCACTCTTCCCAGACCGCCACCGTCGCGGCGTCCACGCCCTCGGCCGCGCAGACCACGAACAGCGCGGCGTCCGCGGCCCGCAGCCCGGCCCGCAGTTCACCGACGAAATCGGCGTACCCCGGGGTGTCGATGAGGTTGATCTTGTGCCCGGCGTGCAGGACCGGAGCCACGGAAAGCCCGACCGAGCGCTGCTGCCGGACCGCCGCCGGATCGTGGTCGCACACCGTGGTGCCCTCCACGACCGAACCGGCACGAGGCACCGTCCCGGACGCGGCGAGCAGCGCCTCGGTGAGGGTGGTCTTGCCGGACCCCGAAGGCCCGACGAGGACGACGTTGCGCACCTTGGCGGGGTCGGACACAGCGACGGCGGCCCCGGTGCCGGTACTCCTGTTCTGCTTGTCGGCCATGGCGGCCTCCTCAGCGGACGACGGCGAACACCTGTGTCCTCGATCACACACCTGTTGTCCTGGTGAGGCAAGGCGCGGGAGGGATCTGACCGCCGCGTGCCACCCGACGGGCTGTGGCCGGATCCCGGACTCAGGGCGGGCGGCGAGCTCCTCACGGCGGGCGACTGACCGTCCGTGCTCGATCGTCTACTGTGGACTGTCGGAGGGTCAGGGCACTCCGGCGAGGCGCAGCAGTGCCGCGGTCGCCGCGGCCGCGATCACCACCACCACGAACGGCGCCTTCCGCCAGGCGAGCACGCCGCCGACGAGCACTCCGGCCGGACGGGCGACGCCGGCGAAGCCGTGCCCCTCGGTGAGTGCGCTCGTGGCCACCAGTGCGGCCAGCAGCACGACCGCGGCGAGCGTCATCAGCCGCTCGGCGCGGGGGGACAGCTTGACCCGGTCGCGCAGGACCGGTCCGGCGAAGCGGAACGCGAACGTGCCCGCACCCAGCACCGCGGTGGCGATCAGCAATTCGGCAGTGTCCATCAGCGGGTCTTCTCCAGCTGTTCCGGTTCCTTGGCCGCGGCCCCCGCGACCACGCCGGCCAGCGCGAGCAGCACCGGCAGGCCCGCGGGGAGCACCGGCGTCGCGGCGAGGGCGATCACCACGCCGATCAGCACCGGCAACCGGGAGGTTTTGTCCTTCAGCGACGGCAGCACGAGCGCCAGCAGTACGGCCGGGAACGCCGCGTCCAGGCCGAACGCGTCGGTGTCCCCGATCGCGGTGCCGGCGAAGGCGCCGAGCACGACGCCGACGTTCCAGCAGGCGAACAGGCCGATCCCGCACGCCCAGTACGCCGCCCGCCTGCGGTCGGCGTCCCGCTGGGCCAGCGCGAACGCCACTGACTCGTCGATCATCAGGTGACTGCCCAGTAACCGGCCGAGCCGGCCGCGGCCGAACACGTCGCCGATCGCGAACCCGAACGGCACGTGGCGCGCGTTGACCAGCAACCCGGCCGCGACGGCGGCGAGCGGATTGCCGCCGGAGGCCACGATGCCGACGAACATGAACTGCGAAGCGCCGGCGAAAACCAGCAGCGACAACAGCATCGGCGCCCACAGCGGGAAGCCGGAACCCACCGAGATGGCGCCGTAGGAGACGCCGACGAGGGTGTCGGCCAGGCAGACGAGGCCGATGTCGCGGGCGAGGCCGCGATCGAGTGTTCGCCAGATCGAACGCATAGTGCCCTATGCTGAACACTGCACGACCAGTTCGTCAAGGCGAACGCGAAGACTGATGGAGCGAACACACATGTCCCAGGACACCACGGCCGCGCCGCTGGACATCATCGCGACGTCGCTGCGCCGGGAGCGGGCCCGCGCCGGGCTGTCGCTGACCGAAGTGGCCCGCCGCGCCGGCCTCGCGAAATCCACCCTGTCGCAGCTGGAATCGGGTTCCGGCAACCCGAGCGTGGAGACGCTGTGGGCGCTCGGCGTGGCGCTCGACGTGCCGTTCTCCCGGCTGGTCGAACCGGACCGCCCCCAGGTCCGGGTGATCCGCGCGGGCAGCGGGCCGACGGTGTTCGCCGAACACGCCGACTACGCGTGCACCCTGCTGTCCGCGTGCCCGAGCGCGGCGCGGCGGGACATGTACCTGGTCCGCGGCGAGCCGGGCACGCCGCGCCGCTCGGACCCGCACATGAACGGCGTGGTCGAGCACATCGTGCTCTGCGCAGGCCGCGCCCGCATCGGCGTGGCCGACGACCCGGCCGAACTCCTCCCCGGCGACTACATCGCCTACCCCGGCGACGTCCGGCACGTGTTCGAAGCACTCGAACCGGGCACATTCGGAGTGGAGATCTCGGAATACACGTGAGCCGGCCGGGTCATTCGCCGGTGTGGCTGCGCAACGTCCGGACGCGGGCTTCCGGGTCGGTGCAGGAGTGCCCGCGGATCCCGGCGGGCGATCCGTGTGCCGCGTTCAGGATCCGCGGCCCTTTTCCGCCGCTCGCCGCTGATGCCCGTCCAGTGACTGGTCGGGGACCCGCACAGCGTGTGACGTGCCGCCCAGCGCCGGGGGGCTGTGCATGCCGTGGCCGCCGGGCGGACGCCGAGCTTGTCACCAGCCGCGTTCGGCGAGGCGGTGTGGCTCGGGCAGGTCGT carries:
- the pgsA gene encoding phosphatidylinositol phosphate synthase, with the protein product MLNIFARASVSRVTDPIGRALVRAGLTPNVMTVLGTVGAMACALAFFPQGMLLWGTFTVWGFAMLDLLDGAMARARGYGTPFGAVLDATCDRLVDGALFAAIAWWCFVQAHNTRAAAAALICLVLAQVISYVKARAEASGLEADGGLVERAERLIIALVGTGLHGLGVPYTVEITLWLLAVLSVVTLLQRMAAVAGAARTAAKRADLPAGGQQP
- a CDS encoding phosphatidylinositol mannoside acyltransferase; translation: MSALSRKLGELGYAAGWQLVRRVPRRFGSAAFALGADMATRRGGGGVRQLRANLTRVVPQAGEAELDELVRRAMRSYARYWYETFRLPSMDPAEVVRRVVLTGFENIEAALAEGNGAVIVLPHSGNWDIAGVWLCDRLGGFTTVVERLEPESLFRRFVAFRESLGFEIVPHTGDSSAMRLLLKRLRENKVVCLVGDRDLTTSGVPVRFFGERTRMPAGPARLAATTGAALLPVGSWYSEDGWQIRVHPRIRVTARAEVPAATQALADAFAGDVAAHPADWHMLQPFWPADLDGRAGLEEAS
- a CDS encoding glycosyltransferase family 4 protein — translated: MAGGWKIGIVCPYSFDVPGGVQGHVLDLARALQERGHRVSVLAPADEDARLPDFVHPAGKALGIRYNGSVARLQFGPVSYARVRRWIRDNGFDVLHLHEPAAPSLSLLALKVADGPIVATFHTATTRSRTLSAFQPVLRPLLEKITARIAVSALARRVQVEHAGGDAVEIPNGVDVDFFSRATPLDGYPRAGGTVGFVGRFTEPRKGMGVLLEAARQLLPEFEDLRLLVVGRGDPDQLRRMAGPRLWPHIELLGQVDDATKARALRSVDVYCAPNTGGESFGMILTEAMAAGTPVLASGLDSFRRVLDDGKAGMLTATGDPGALADGLRELLGDPARRASLAAAAGERVTGYDWPMVVTQVLRVYETAIAADPRLVVAGEREYAR
- a CDS encoding NUDIX hydrolase produces the protein MSWLMWLLAAIAVVVVLGGLFLVATANRLDRLHVRTDAGWAALDAALARRAVVARAVAAVLEGDGLRVTAERAEAAARVDREAEENELTLLLSRVDRARLPPALAGELTDAEHRVVIARRVHNDAVRDTRALRRRRKVRYFKLAGTAPLPEYFEFAEPEL
- a CDS encoding XdhC family protein; translated protein: MPTEPDACAVAHGEAESVPAERTLVAVFASPVARYLLRYAADLGYHPVLFEPDAARATDAPEGVEVRTTPPDPGPDADVVVTDHHRTELGAVLQSALTAEARWIGVLGNPRHPGPHVEALRALDVPEPDIARVHRPVGLNIGSRTPPEIAVATLAGLLADRNGRPGGFAF
- a CDS encoding elongation factor G-like protein EF-G2; protein product: MADKQNRSTGTGAAVAVSDPAKVRNVVLVGPSGSGKTTLTEALLAASGTVPRAGSVVEGTTVCDHDPAAVRQQRSVGLSVAPVLHAGHKINLIDTPGYADFVGELRAGLRAADAALFVVCAAEGVDAATVAVWEECAAVGMPRAVVVSRLDHHRADPLAEISACQAAFGAGVLPLYLPAGDGLTGLVTRRRYDYSGGYPPHVGEPDPGALDGLAEARDALIEGIIAESEDETLMDRYLTGEEISEEVLISDLETAVARGAFHPVIPVCATSGVGLAEVLDGIVRAFPSPLEHRLPGVTSPDGAPHEALAADPDGPLAAEVVRTAVDSYVGRVSLVRVFSGTLRPEHPVHVSGHGLAERGHADHDADERVAHLYSPLGSNLREVPYCVAGDLCALTKVGTAETGDTVSSPDDPLVMKPWRMPEPLLPVAVVAKTRSDEDTLSRNLSRLVAGDPTLRLERNAETGQLVLWCMGEAHADVVLSRLRAGGAEVDTEPVRISLRATFAKPARGHGRHVKQSGGHGQFAVCDVEVQPLPRGGGFEFVDKVVGGAVPHQFIPSVEKGVRAQLARGLQDGHPVVDVRVSLVDGKAHSVDSSDAAFQTAGALALREAAAAGRVTLLEPLDEVEVTLPDEHLGTVLGDLSSRRGRVLGTESGEGGHTLVHAEVPAAELLRYAVDLRSLTSGTATFTRRHARFEPMPEGAAVPS
- a CDS encoding AzlD domain-containing protein, coding for MDTAELLIATAVLGAGTFAFRFAGPVLRDRVKLSPRAERLMTLAAVVLLAALVATSALTEGHGFAGVARPAGVLVGGVLAWRKAPFVVVVIAAAATAALLRLAGVP
- a CDS encoding AzlC family ABC transporter permease, yielding MRSIWRTLDRGLARDIGLVCLADTLVGVSYGAISVGSGFPLWAPMLLSLLVFAGASQFMFVGIVASGGNPLAAVAAGLLVNARHVPFGFAIGDVFGRGRLGRLLGSHLMIDESVAFALAQRDADRRRAAYWACGIGLFACWNVGVVLGAFAGTAIGDTDAFGLDAAFPAVLLALVLPSLKDKTSRLPVLIGVVIALAATPVLPAGLPVLLALAGVVAGAAAKEPEQLEKTR
- a CDS encoding helix-turn-helix domain-containing protein, which gives rise to MSQDTTAAPLDIIATSLRRERARAGLSLTEVARRAGLAKSTLSQLESGSGNPSVETLWALGVALDVPFSRLVEPDRPQVRVIRAGSGPTVFAEHADYACTLLSACPSAARRDMYLVRGEPGTPRRSDPHMNGVVEHIVLCAGRARIGVADDPAELLPGDYIAYPGDVRHVFEALEPGTFGVEISEYT